The Pristiophorus japonicus isolate sPriJap1 chromosome 13, sPriJap1.hap1, whole genome shotgun sequence genome contains the following window.
aaggaaaaattgacaaggctatggggaaagagaaggggagtgagatgaattggatagctcttccaaagagctgatacaggcatgatgggctgaattgccacctcctgtgctgtattgCTCGGTGATCTGattggctctaggggctgaatggctgactcctgttccagaAAAGTTCTGTGCAGAAGGGTGTTTTTTTTTCTTGATGGGGTAAAAACGAAGAACGGGTTCATCTGGCACGGCGGGAATCTGATGTGGCAAGGGGGGCAGTTGCTGGAGGTAATGGGAGTGCATTGACCAACAGGCCAAGGAGGAGAAGCTGTGCTTGGCGGAGGAAGAGCTGGTGACCAGCAGGAATCAGGCCAGCACCAGTCACCAGATGGTGCAAGAACTGAAGCAGGCCAAGGTCTCGCTGGAGACCAACCTGGTCAACAGAGACACTGAAATAAAGGACAAGAAGGAATTGCTCCTGCAGATGGAGAAAGAAAAGGTAATCGCATAGTTTAATTCTGAAATTTAGGCTTATAACTTGAATATTTTATTCTGCTGCGATACCAATGGGGAAAGACATTCTTCCTCTTCTCCCACTGTAGAGAATTTATTAGTGCCCGAGATTTGATGTTTTCTTCATCTGTAGAATGGACTGCAATGCTCACCGTGTCTCTTCATTCCTCAGATACAgtgtataggaacaggaggaggccactcagcacctcgagcctgttccaacattcagtcagatcgtggctgatctgtttcTCGACTCCATTTAGCTGCCTTTGCTTCATACCCAACATAAATCTTCTTGATCGCAGTTTTGAACGCTTCCAtagatccacagccttttggggagagagtttcagatttccagtacccgttgtgtgaagtgcttcctgatttcactcctgaatggcctggctctgagggagagggggtggaggggcccCGGcccggagagagggggcgggggggtggaggggccccggcccggagagagggggcggggggtggaggggcccCGGcccggagagagggggcggggggtggaggggcccCGGcccggagagagggggcggggggtggaggggccaTGAcccggagagagggggcggggggtggaggggcccCGGCCCGGAGAGAGGGGGGTGAAGGGGCCCCGGcccggagagagggggggtggaggggccccggcccggagagagggggtggggggtggaggggccaCGGCCcggggcgggggagtggaggggCCCCGGcccggagagagggggcgggggggtggaggggccccggcccggagagagggggcggggggtggaggggcccCGGcccggagagagggggcggggggtggaggggcccCGGcccggagagagggggcggggggtggaggggcccCGGcccggagagagggggcggggggtggaggggcccCGGcccggagagagggggcggggggtggaggggcccCGGcccggagagagggggcggggggtggaggggcccCGGcccggagagagggggcggggggtggaggggccccggcccggggcggggggggtggaggggccccGGCCCggagagaagggggcgggggggtggaggggccacggcccggggcgggggggtggaggggccaCGGCCCGGGGCGGGGGTGTGAAGGGGCCCCGGCCCggagagaagggggcggggggtggaggggcccCGGcccggggcgggggtggaggggcccCGGcccggggagagggggcggggggggtggaggggccacggcccggggcggggggggtggaggggccccggcccggagagaggggggtggaggggcccCGGcccggggagaggggggtggaggggcccCGGcccggagagagggggcggggggtggaggggccaTGGcccggagagagggggcgggggggtggaggggccaTGGCCcggggagagggggcggtggggtggAGGGGCCCCGGcccggggagagggggcgggggggtggaggggccccggcccggggagagtgagcggggggtGGAGGGGCCCCGGcccggggagagggggcgggggggtggaggggccccggcccggggagagggggcggggggatggagggGCCCCGGcccggggagagggagcgggggatggAGGGGCCCCGGcccggggagagggagcggggggtggAGGGGCCCCGGcccggggagagggagcggggggtggAGGGGCCCCGGcccggggagagggggcggggtggggtggaggggccaTGGCccggggagaagggggtggaggggcCCCGGCccggggagaagggggtggaggggccccagcccggggagagtgagcggggggtGGAGGGGCCCCGGCCCGGAGAGAGGTGGAGGGGCCCCGGcccggggagagggggcgggggggtggaggggccccggcccggggagagggagcggggggtggAGGGGCCCCGGCCCggagagaagggggtggaggggcCCCAGcccggggagagggagcggggggtggAGGGGCCCCGGcccggggagagggagcggggggtggAGGGGCCCCGGcccggagagagggggcgggggggtggaggggccccggcccggggagagggggcggggggtggaggggcccTGGCCCGGGGAGGGCAGGGGGGTTAGCCCTGCATGGAGGAGTAATATTAAAACAGCTTCGGTGATGTttcccgtctcctccccccccgaccccttcaaCTGTAAACAGCACACAACGCATCCACAAGTAGACTAAAAAATGAGGGCGTAAGTAATTATCTCAATAAACATTGAGTTTTGAGGCTGATATTGGAATTTGTTCATCAAAGGTGGCCGTACATTTACCTTTCGATGTCATTTTTACTGTAGGAACTAATTGGCATCCTTCATTTTTAATCTTTAATGAGTCNNNNNNNNNNNNNNNNNNNNNNNNNNNNNNNNNNNNNNNNNNNNNNNNNNNNNNNNNNNNNNNNNNNNNNNNNNNNNNNNNNNNNNNNNNNNNNNNNNNNNNNNNNNNNNNNNNNNNNNNNNNNNNNNNNNNNNNNNNNNNNNNNNNNNNNNNNNNNNNNNNNNNNNNNNNNNNNNNNNNNNNNNNNNNNNNNNNNNNNNGGAAAAACAATTGAACAAGCTCACCGAGGACACGAGAATCTGCAACCAGAAATACGAGATGGTGAGCTTGAGCACTCGGGCGCTGTCTGTATGCCTAAAGCGTATCTACCCGTTTGAATCCTttctcattttaaacacctcgatcaaactaTGCCTCAATgttctatactccagtgaatacaagccaatttACTACAaccggtcctcataatttaaccctcttagCCCCGGTATCGTTCTGGTGAATTTGTGCTGCACCCCCTCCGAGGCCAATGAATACagtacttgggggggggggggcggggggcggtgttcTAACAGCTCTATTCAACTGAGCATAGCTTCCtttcctttgtattccagcccccttgagataaaggccaacattcgttTAGCCTTTTTGATTTTGTTTTGTATCTATTTActggcttttaatgatttgtgtacttggatTCCCAAATCTCTCTTCCCTTCTACAGTtcttagtttttcaccatttagaaaatactccgatCTCCCTTTCTTGCTCCAGGGTGAATGATCTCACACTTGTCCACATTGAACTCGATTTATCACAGTTTTGCTCACTCATTGAATCTGTCTAAGGctctttgcaacttcctgctcccatctgcactatttACTGTCCCTCCGAAcatagtgacatctgcaaatttggatatacaactctcttccttcatccaagtcattaatacatatgGTGAAAGGTTGAGATCCCAAAACAGATCCCTGGGgagcaccacttgtcacatcctgccaatcagagtgCCTAGCCGTCTTCCCACTTCCCAACCAATCACCGGCCCACGTCAGAAGTCTACCTTCAATATTGGCTGAGTAGGAAATAGTTCTCTCCTGAATACCCAATAGAGGTCAGTTCTTTGAATCTACTAAAAATGGATGCAcgatgtaatgtatttacttcatgggttctaacacattgctattaagaactagttgatttattagcaaaaggattaacaatcacactacacattactaattcatccaccaggctcacaacaccTGCCTCATtgaggatcccccgaacccaactagggattttattgagtcttgaacatcatgtgattggctaagccactctcaactcaacagcatactcacaggtacatacattacacacgGCACTCTATCCCTAAATTCTGTGCCTTCAAAGTAATCCTTAAAACTCATTTATTTCACCGAGCTATTGGCCACCTTTTCCTGATATCGCCTCCTTTCTTCGATTCTGCCCTGGGACGTTTATTTTCTTCATAAACGCAAGTAGTTGTTAAATGAGGCTTGGAATGCACAGGTTAGAAAGCTGATGTTACACCTGTGGCCGGCAGGAGGTGACGGGGCTGAAAGAGGCCAAGCAGTTGCTGATACAGCAGAAGTTGGAGCTTCAGGCTAAAGCGGACGGTGTGAAGACGACGCTGGAGCAGGAAAGGAACGACCACCAGCTCACCAAGGCTAAAATCGAAGAGGCACAATTGGACCTGAAGAAACACCGCACAGAACTGGAAGCCAAACTGGTTCGTAGCCTAATaattaaaaacaaaaacaaaaaattagGAAGCAATCTGTGGCGTCGGCACCTTAATTGCACAATTTATTGAGCGTTTCTTTGGTGTGCTGGTGGGATTTCCATCTGGGCAGGTATCAAACTAATTTGACAGGCTGAGGGGCACCAGAGGCGATACAAGGTGCACAGGACCGGGAAGACACAAAACTGCACTCGAGTAAATAGTTCAGAAATAGGGATCTGACTGGGGAAATGAGAGGCAGTCCtagatgggtttggagtgcatgtgcgtAAATGCACGGAGCGTGGtagataaggttggtgagctgcaagcaCCATTCGCCATATAGGGCTATGATGTAGTGGCAAATACTTagacctggctcaaacaaggggaggaatggacacttaatattcctggcttgcaatgtattcaggaaagataggaaaagAGGGAGGGCAGTGGCTGTATTGATCAAAGACACTATTATAGCACTCAAGCGGGATGATATAGTTGAGGGTTCAAAGATTGAGTCTATTCAGTTATAAgtcattggttaggccccagctggagtattgtgtccaattctgggcaccacacctttagaaggatgtcaaggccttggagagggtgtagagcagatttaccagaatggtactaggaatgggggacttcagttacatggagagactgcagaagctggggttgttcttggagcagagatggttaaggtgagatttgacagaggtgttcaaaatcatgaggaattCTGAAGAAAAATTACTTCAGTggctcctgaggtcgtgaaaggtgctatataaatgcaaatgataTCTTGATTTGTGTTGGGATTGGCCTGTGTACATTGGAATGCAAGTAATAGTAAAGACTAATATCAAAGTCATATTTTATTAAAGACTTGACCTACACtcagaagaacataacataagtaataggagcaggagtagtctatttggcccctcgagcctgctccgccattcaataagattatggctgatttgaccttggcctcaactccacatccctgacttctccccataacccttgactcccctattgttcaaaaatctgtctgtctccaccttaaatacattgtgacccagcctccatagctccctgcggtagagaattccaaagattcacaaccctttgagagaagtcaTTTTtcttcatctgttttaaatgggcgaccccttattctgaaactatgtcccctagttcgagattcccccacgaggggaaacatcctctacatctaccctgtcaagcctcctcataatcttgtatgtttcaataagatcaccactcttctaaactccagtgagtataggcccaacctgctcaaccataagacaacccctttggAAACAATGACTGAAGTCCATGACGTGCAATCATTTGAGGTGGGGGCAGGGGATTGAACGTCACGCGGTTTTATTGTATTGGGAGCGCGGTGCAGTTGATGTGTCTGAGCTTGTCTTTACCGTTGCTTCGACACAGCGCACGGAGCTGAAGGATAAGGCAGGACAAAGCAAGCAACACGAGGAGGCTCAGCTGAAGCTCAACATGCAGATCACGGCGCTGAACGAAAACATGGCCACGCTGAAGAAGGAGTGGCAGGGCAGTCAGCGGCGGGTCAGTGAGCTGGAGAAACAGACAGATGACCTCCGCGGAGAGATTGCCGTGCTGGAGGCCACTGTGCAACACAACCAGGAGGAGAGGAGAGCTCTCTTGGAAAGGTGGGTCCGCCGTCGCTCACTGCCACCTCCCTGCGTCCGGTGGGAAGCTGCGCCATGTGGTCACAGTGCGCCAATCCCAAGAGCGCTGACTGTGTCCCCTCAGTAATCAGCGTCTGTGGTTCCGGTTATTCCCGTCGTATTCTCCTTCAGCCTGACTTAGCCGCTCGAACCAGCGCCCATCGTTTTCTGCCCGTCAACCAATTTCTCATCCCATTCCCATGAGTTGCCCCGGGAATCCCTACAGTTTATTATGCCAACAGTTGGTGTTGGACTCAATCACATTGACCACAGAGACCCGAGCTCCTGGGAAAGGGAAGTCTGGATTTAAGTGTGTGTTgcactgtcagccgtggctcagtgggtagcactctcgcctcttatgtctgaaggttgtgggttcaagtcctgcaccagagacttgagcacataatccaggctgacattcaagtgcagtgctgcactatcggaggggccgtttttcagatgaggtgttaaaccgaggcaaaACTGGACACAGCGCTCATGATGCGATCTGGTCAGAGCACAGTACAGTTTGATCACCTCTTCCTCGGACCTGTGTTCTGTTGCCTTGGCTCCGTGTAGCTTAACAATTCACTGGTTACAGCTGGCCGCTGCTCTGCTTTGGTTGCTGACCTTTTGAGTCTTAAGACTCCAAGATTTCTTTCAAGTTCAGAACCATCCAACCAATGTGCAATACGTTGCATTAAATTTTCTCTTGTCGTTCATCCCACTCGTTTAACTCATTCTGTTCCAACtcgcttctggctggcctcccactttctactctacgtaaactagatgtgatccaaaactcggctgcccgtatcctaacctgcaccaactcccactcacccatcacccctgtgctcactgacctatattgacttcctgttaagcaacgcctcgatttcaaaattctcatccttgccttcaaatccctccaaggcctcgccctagCCTATCTGTaaactccttcagcctcacaaccccccgagatatctgcgctcctctaattctgccctcctgacaatccctgattataatcgctcaaccattgatggcctgccttctgttgtctggtcccaagttctggaactccctctctacctctctttcctccttcgagacactccttaaaacctacctctttgaccaaacgtttggtcacctgcgcaaatttctacttatgcggctcggtgtcaagtttttaatcacgcaatactcctgtgaagctccttgggatgtttcactatgttaaaggcgctatataaatacaagttgttgttgtaatctaTGGGCTGCCTCTTGTAATTCCACTTTCCCTTCCCAGTTGGCACTGTATGCAAATTTAACCAACTTGCATTTAGGTTCTGAACCCTATCTATTGATGCAAACTAGACTCGGCAATGGTCCCAACACCAAGCCTCGAGATGTCCCAGTCATATTGTCCCTCCCCCTGACGTAGCCGCTCTAACCTCCCCTCTGCCACGTGGCTCAACTACAGGCACATCGTGGGTGCGGGTCAGCCTGGGCTGTTGGGGGTTGTCatggcctctccctccccccccaccccctccccctctgcctgttctcctcccccctacccccccctgCCTGTtctcctcccccctacccccccctgcctgttctccacccccctacccccccctgcctgttctcccccccccctgcctgttctcccccccccccctgcctgttctcccccccccctgcctgttctccccccccccctgcctgttctccccccccccctgcctgttctccccccccccctgcctgttctcccccccccccctgcctgttctccccccccccctgcctgttctcccccccccccctgcctgttctccccccccccctgcctgttctccccccccccctgcctgttctccccccccccctgcctgttctcccccccccctgcctgttctccccccccccctgcctgttctcccccccccctgcctgttctccccccccctgcctgttctcccccccccctgcctgttctcccccccccctgcctgttctcccccccccctgcctgttctcccccccccctgcctgttctccccccccctgcctgttctcccccccccctgcctgttctcccccccccctgcctgttctccccccccccctgcctgttctccccccccccctgcctgttctcccccccccctgcctgttctccccccccctgcctgttctccccccccctgcctgttctccccccccccgcctgttctccccccccccccgcctgttctccccccccccccgcctgttctcccccccccccgcctgttctccccccccccccgcctgttctcccccccccccgcctgttctcccccccccccgcctgttctccccccccccgcctgttctccccccccccgcctgttctcccccccccccgcctgttctcccccccccccgcctgttctcccccccccccgcctgttctcccccccccccgcctgttctcccccccccccgcctgttctcccccccccccgcctgttctcccccccccccgcctgttctcccccccccccgcctgttctcccccccccccgcctgttctccccccccccgcctgttctccccccccccgcctgttctcccccccccccgcctgttctccccccccccgcctgttctcccccccccccgcctgttctccccccccccgcctgttctccccccccccgcctgttctccccccccccgcctgttctccccccccccccgcctgttctcccccccccccgcctgttctcccccccccccgcctgttctcccccccccccgcctgttctccccccccccgcctgttctccccccccccgcctgttctccccccccccgcctgttctcccccccccccgcctgttctccccccccgcctgttctccccccccgcctgttctccccccccgcctgttctccccccccgcctgttctccccccccgcctgttctccccccccgcctgttctccccccccgcctgttctccccccccgcctgttctccccccccgcctgttctccccccccgcctgttctccccccccgcctgttctccccccccgcctgttctccccccccgcctgttctccccccccgcctgttctccccccccgcctgttctccccccccgcctgttctccccccccgcctgttctccccccccgcctgttctccccccccgcctgttctccccccccgcctgttctccccccccgcctgttctccccccccgcctgttctcccccccccgcctgttctccccccgccgcctgttctccccccccgcctgttctccccccccgcctgttctcccccccccgcctgttctcccccccccgcctgttctcccccccccgcctgttctcccccccccgcctgttctcccccccccgcctgttctcccccccccgcctgttctcccccccccgcctgttctcccccccccgcctgttctccccccccccgcctgttctccccccccccgcctgttctcccccccccgcctgttctcccccccccgcctgttctccccccccccgcctgttctcccccccccgcctgttctcccccccccccccc
Protein-coding sequences here:
- the LOC139278638 gene encoding early endosome antigen 1-like gives rise to the protein MEVTGLKEAKQLLIQQKLELQAKADGVKTTLEQERNDHQLTKAKIEEAQLDLKKHRTELEAKLRTELKDKAGQSKQHEEAQLKLNMQITALNENMATLKKEWQGSQRRVSELEKQTDDLRGEIAVLEATVQHNQEERRALLERCLTSEGEMEKLQGKVVDLRRKLDDTTAAMQELGRENQALQIKHTQALNRKWTDDTNVMNCMSCGKGFSVTIRKHHCRNCGNIFCAECSARNALTPSSKKPVRVCDICFDELQG